A genomic stretch from Scomber scombrus chromosome 8, fScoSco1.1, whole genome shotgun sequence includes:
- the ddx10 gene encoding probable ATP-dependent RNA helicase DDX10, with product MMEKKPSNSAGKKPKPAKLKGSSDPVKDFEKWKKKYNKTKAKVKKSRAQIHKPQWQVEREDIERLVSRYSLINSKEAIKFSDFPISKKTLQALQACQYRQPTEIQRQTLASALQGKDVLGAAKTGSGKTLAFLIPVLECLYRQQWSSMDGLGALIISPTRELAYQTFEVLRKVGKNHEFSAGLVIGGKDLKTEAEKIHRTNIVICTPGRLLQHMDETAAFHASDLHMLVLDEADRILDMGFADTLNAIVENLPTTRQTLLFSATQTKSVKDLARLSLKDPEYVWVHEKAKFSTPATLEQSYVVCELHQKVNMLFSFIRSHLKKKVIVFFACCKEVQYLFRIFCRLRPGMPILALHGKQQQMKRVEVYNDFLRKQNAVLFATDIAARGLDFPAVNWVLQYDCPEDADTYIHRVGRTARYKEGGEALLLLLPSEEKGMVGQLQEKKVPINKIAVNPEKLQSVQQKLEAFLAQEKDQKERAQRCFVSYLRSVYLMKNKDVFDVFKVKLHEYAVSLGLAVAPRVRFLNKAQAQRGEKVEQQEEERSEEEQELKSFKSQLRGERPQQESQSSESEDSDDDDDEEEEEEEQSKTQLLGPSDSEDDDDLRDVDLLTVKRKDVFNLTGGEEMPEEEEEEEEDIKRTEKETKFTEAKKVLKRNFQVNTKVTFSEKGDAVQLWPPVQRSATGKKADEEEEEEVSGINVEKARERLKREDQEFDKQEYRRKVKAKHTEKRLKEKAARREASKQHKQKSDEEEEDEVVAYLANSSEDEFDPSTLPDPDKQRSEEEEEEEEVDEARLGKRHHSSESSDEEEETLPAGKRKKVRQQDDEHTALDTGLSLAEDEELVLQLLGGRR from the exons ATGATGGAGAAAAAACCCTCCAACTCTGCTGGTAAGAAACCCAAACCCGCTAAGCTGAAAGGCTCCTCTGATCCCGTCAAAGACTTtgagaaatggaagaaaaaatacaacaagacCAAAGCTAAAGTGAAGAAAAGCAGAGCGCAGATTCACAAACCGCAATGGCAGGTAGAGCGCGAGGACATCGAGAGGCTCGTGAGCAGGTACTCACTCATCAACAGCAAAGAAGCCATCAAGTTTTCAGACTTCCCCATCTCTAAGAAAACCCTGCAGGCGCTACAAGCGTGTCAGTACAGACAGCCCACTGAGATCCAGAGGCAGACCCTGGCCTCCGCCCTGCAGGGGAAGGATGTGCTGGGAGCGGCTAAGACCGGCTCAGGGAAGACTCTAGCCTTCCTGATCCCTGTGTTGGAGTGTCTGTACCGGCAGCAGTGGAGCTCCATGGACGGCCTCGGTGCTCTCATCATCTCCCCAACCAGAGAGCTCGCCTACCAGACCTTTGAAGTCCTCCGTAAGGTGGGTAAGAACCACGAGTTCTCTGCAGGACTGGTGATCGGTGGCAAGGATCTgaagacagaggcagagaagatCCACCGCACCAACATAGTCATCTGCACCCCGGGCCGCCTGCTGCAGCACATGGATGAGACAGCCGCCTTCCACGCCTCTGACCTCCACATGCTGGTGCTGGATGAAGCAGATCGCATCCTAGACATGGGCTTCGCCGATACGCTCAACGCCATCGTGGAGAACCTCCCTACCACACGACAGACGCTGCTGTTCTCCGCCACGCAGACCAAGTCTGTCAAAGACCTGGCTCGACTCAGCCTCAAAGACCCAGAGTATGTGTGGGTTCACGAGAAGGCCAAATTCAGCACCCCTGCCACCCTGGAGCAGAGCTACGTGGTGTGTGAGCTCCATCAGAAGGTCAACATGCTCTTCTCCTTCATCAGGAGCCACCTGAAGAAGAAGGTGATAGTCTTCTTCGCCTGCTGTAAGGAGGTGCAGTATCTTTTCCGAATCTTTTGCCGCCTCAGGCCCGGCATGCCCATCCTGGCCCTGCACggcaagcagcagcagatgaagaGGGTGGAGGTCTACAACGACTTCCTCAGAAAGCAGAACGCCGTGCTGTTCGCCACAGACATCGCAGCCAGAGGTCTGGACTTCCCCGCCGTTAACTGGGTGCTGCAGTACGACTGTCCCGAGGACGCAGACACCTACATCCACAGGGTGGGGAGGACAGCCAGGTACAAGGAGGGGGGAGaggccctgctgctgctgctgccctctGAGGAGAAGGGCATGGTCGGCCAGCTGCAGGAGAAGAAGGTGCCCATCAATAAGATCGCG GTGAACCCGGAGAAGCTGCAGAGCGTTCAGCAGAAGCTGGAGGCCTTCCTGGCTCAGGAGAAGGATCAGAAGGAGCGAGCCCAGAGATGTTTTGTCTCCTACCTGCGCTCCGTCTACCTGATGAAGAACAAAGACGTATTTGATGTCTTTAAGGTGAAACTCCACGAGTACGCCGTCTCTCTGGGTCTGGCCGTGGCCCCCAGAGTGCGCTTCTTAAACAAAGCTCAGGCACAGAGGGGTGAGAAGGTAGAGCAGCAAGAGGAGGAGCGGTccgaggaggagcaggagctgaAGAGCTTTAAGTCCCAGCTGAGAGGAGAGCGTCCTCAACAGGAGAGCCAGAGCTCAGAGTCAGAAGattcagatgatgatgatgatgaggaggaggaagaggaggagcagtccAAGACACAGCTGCTAGGTCCAAGTGAcagtgaggatgatgatgatctaAGAGACGTGGACCTGCTGACGGTGAAAAGAAAGGACGTCTTTAATCTGACAGGGGGAGAGGAGATgcctgaggaagaggaagaggaggaggaggacataaagagaacagaaaaagagacaaagttCACAGAGGCTAAAAAAGTCCTGAAGAGAAACTTCCAGGTCAACACCAAAGTGACCTTCAGCGAAAAAGGAGACGCCGTGCAGCTATGGCCGCCAGTCCAGCGCTCGGCAACCGGCAAAAAGgcggacgaggaggaggaggaggaggtttcAGGTATCAATGTGGAGAAGGCTCGGGAGAGGCTGAAACGAGAAGACCAGGAGTTTGATAAGCAGGAGTACCGCCGCAAGGTGAAGGCCAAACACACGGAGAAGAGGCTGAAGGAGAAGGCAGCCAGGAGGGAGGCGAGCAAGCAGCACAAGCAGAAATctgacgaagaggaggaggacgaggtgGTGGCGTACCTGGCCAATAGCAGCGAAGACGAGTTTGACCCCAGCACCCTGCCGGACCCTGACAAACAGCggtctgaggaagaggaggaggaggaggaggtggatgaaGCCAGGTTAGGTAAACGACACCACAGCAGCGAAAGCAGcgatgaggaagaggaaacgCTCCCAGcagggaagaggaagaaagtcAGACAGCAGGATGATGAGCACACAGCTCTGGACACTGGTCTCTCTCTGGCTGAGGACGAGGAGTTAGTCTTACAGCTGCTAGGAGGACGAAGGTAG